In one window of Rhinopithecus roxellana isolate Shanxi Qingling chromosome 15, ASM756505v1, whole genome shotgun sequence DNA:
- the LOC104665719 gene encoding mas-related G-protein coupled receptor member X1, producing MDPTIPALDTELTPINRTEETSCYKQTLSLMGLTCIISLVGLTGNAVVLWLLGFRMHKNAISIYILNLSMADFLFLSGRIIYSLLSFIGVPQIISKILYPVMMFSYFAGLSFLSAMSTERCLSILWPIWYRCRRPTHLSVVVCVLLWVLSLLRSILEWMFCGFLFSGTDSVWCQTLDFITVAWLIFLCVVLCVSSLVLVIRILCGSRKMPLTRLYVTILLTVLVFLLCGLPFGVQFFLFLWIHVDRKVLYCHVHLVSMFLAALNSSANPIIYFFVGSFRQRQNRQNLKLVLQRALQDTPEVDEGRARLPEETVELSGSRFGQ from the coding sequence ATGGATCCAACCATCCCAGCCTTGGACACAGAACTGACACCAATCAACAGAACTGAGGAGACTTCTTGCTACAAGCAGACCTTGAGCCTCATGGGGCTGACGTGCATAATTTCCCTTGTGGGGCTGACAGGAAACGCGGTTGTGCTCTGGCTCCTGGGCTTCCGCATGCACAAGAACGCTATCTCCATCTACATCCTCAACCTGTCCATGGCAGACTTCCTCTTCCTCAGTGGCCGCATTATATATTCCCTTTTAAGCTTCATTGGTGTGCCCCAAATCATCTCTAAAATCCTCTATCCTGTGATGATGTTTTCCTACTTTGCAGGCCTGAGCTTTCTGAGCGCCATGAGCACCGAACGCTGCCTGTCCATCCTGTGGCCCATCTGGTACCGCTGCCGCCGCCCCACACACCTGTCAGTGGTCGTGTGTGTCCTGCTCTGGGTCCTGTCCCTGCTGCGGAGCATCCTGGAGTGGATGTTCTGTGGCTTCCTTTTTAGTGGTACGGATTCTGTTTGGTGTCAAACATTGGATTTCATTACAGTCgcgtggctgatttttttatgtgTGGTTCTCTGTGTGTCCAGCCTGGTCCTAGTGATCAGGATTCTCTGTGGATCCCGGAAGATGCCGCTGACCAGGCTGTACGTGACCATCCTGCTCACAGTGCTGGTCTTCCTCCTCTGTGGCCTGCCCTTCGGCGTtcagtttttcctgtttttatggATCCACGTGGATCGGAAAGTCTTATATTGTCATGTTCATCTAGTTTCTATGTTCCTGGCCGCTCTTAACAGCAGTGCCAACCCCATCATTTACTTCTTCGTGGGCTCCTTTAGGCAGCGTCAGAATAGGCAGAACCTGAAGCTGGTTCTCCAGAGGGCTCTGCAGGACACGCCTGAGGTGGATGAAGGTAGAGCGCGGCTTCCTGAGGAAACCGTGGAGCTGTCCGGAAGCAGATTCGGGCAGTGA